Proteins encoded in a region of the Elaeis guineensis isolate ETL-2024a chromosome 7, EG11, whole genome shotgun sequence genome:
- the LOC105048643 gene encoding uncharacterized protein — translation MAETAQEKTPSLAEQWSLEDKEEKSDQTEVPVEETTGDGKPADATSEEAVLEKTDVTLVADATKSVAEENSETPVQEHTESQEATEEKSVLDTAPEDFHFPKPADATSEDAVPEKTDETHVADGTNPVAEENAETPEQEETESQEATEEKPVIKLETAPADFRFPTTNQTRHCFTRYCEYHKCIAAKGEGAPDCDKFAKYYRSLCPSEWIERWNEQRANGTFPGPL, via the exons ATGGCGGAAACCGCCCAGGAGAAAACCCCCAGCCTCGCCGAG CAATGGTCGCTCGAGGACAAAGAGGAGAAGTCAGATCAGACTGAGGTCCCTGTCGAGGAAACAACAGGGGATGGGAAGCCTGCCGATGCTACTTCGGAGGAAGCTGTCCTAGAGAAGACTGATGTAACCCTTGTTGCAGATGCAACTAAATCTGTTGCGGAGGAAAACAGTGAAACCCCTGTGCAAGAACATACAGAATCACAAGAAGCTACTGAAGAGAAGTCGGTG CTTGACACGGCCCCAGAAGATTTCCATTTTCCAAAGCCCGCTGATGCCACTTCTGAGGATGCTGTCCCAGAGAAGACTGATGAGACCCATGTTGCAGATGGAACTAATCCTGTTGCAGAGGAAAATGCTGAAACTCCTGAGCAAGAAGAGACAGAATCGCAAGAAGCTACCGAAGAGAAACCAGTGATAAAG CTTGAGACAGCCCCGGCAGATTTCCGTTTTCCAACAACAAATCAAACAAGGCATTGCTTTACTCGCTATTGTGAATATCACAA GTGCATAGCAGCAAAAGGGGAGGGAGCTCCTGACTGCGACAAGTTTGCAAAATATTATCGCTCACTTTGCCCAAGTGAATGG
- the LOC105048642 gene encoding uncharacterized protein — MQHQLIQLQQELKLAKEEKSQALQELEELRWRMSSDKNAFRNSVRSKAKMEMLEAELEKARESERKLLESLTSQTKQLEQTKISLEEAKLEIRSLSDSIKILEGSANRGHKILGKSITLDAVRGNEEIGVLKTELRLALEAEEKSKKAMDDLAMALKEVSTECNKVREKLSQAQSELGSTRAENEHLKSRLKHAEEKLRVAMEESRRVKFEAEETIATWSEKENGFIKCMKMSEEEITGLKRENGRLVDSHRAAREEISKLRDILKQAINEANVVKEALEIARTENSQLKDMLSEKDKALQSMKQEYECLKVSEAAALDSVKELQSLLVATSSMDLSRNTNPFESESLLPAKAVANEVRAGRPTVRFPSDQWKVDLKSQAGGRHSLGDSERFEGSIFDMIESPEQKKDQTVALMDRSYEKSVSFDDSDHINGRQLENSEYGWESPMRQRKKRQILRRFGDLLRRRSLQK; from the coding sequence ATGCAACACCAATTGATTCAACTCCAACAAGAGTTAAAGTTGGCAAAGGAGGAGAAATCCCAAGCTCTCCAAGAGCTCGAAGAGTTGAGATGGAGGATGTCATCCGACAAAAATGCTTTCAGGAATTCAGTACGTTCGAAGGCTAAAATGGAAATGTTAGAGGCGGAGTTGGAGAAAGCAAGGGAATCAGAAAGAAAATTGCTGGAGTCCCTCACCTCCCAAACAAAACAACTCGAGCAGACCAAGATATCGCTCGAAGAAGCCAAGCTGGAGATAAGGTCCCTCAGTGATAGCATCAAAATCTTGGAGGGCTCTGCCAACCGAGGTCACAAAATACTTGGGAAGAGCATCACATTGGATGCGGTTCGCGGCAATGAGGAGATTGGGGTGCTGAAGACTGAGCTTAGGCTAGCTTTGGAAGCAGAAGAAAAGAGCAAGAAGGCCATGGATGATTTAGCTATGGCCCTCAAAGAAGTGTCAACAGAATGCAATAAGGTGAGGGAGAAGCTCTCGCAAGCCCAATCGGAGTTAGGTAGCACAAGGGCTGAAAATGAACACCTCAAGTCTAGGCTAAAACATGCAGAGGAGAAGCTTAGGGTGGCAATGGAAGAGTCTAGGAGGGTGAAGTTTGAGGCAGAGGAAACAATTGCTACTTGGAGTGAAAAGGAAAATGGGTTCATAAAGTGTATGAAGATGTCCGAAGAAGAGATTACTGGTTTGAAACGAGAGAATGGCAGATTGGTTGATTCACACAGGGCAGCAAGAGAAGAGATTTCTAAGCTTCGGGACATATTAAAACAAGCAATAAACGAGGCTAATGTGGTTAAAGAAGCCTTGGAGATTGCTAGGACTGAGAATTCTCAGCTCAAGGATATGCTATCAGAGAAGGATAAGGCATTGCAAAGCATGAAGCAAGAATATGAATGCCTCAAGGTCAGTGAAGCTGCTGCTCTTGATAGTGTTAAGGAGCTGCAGAGCTTGCTTGTTGCCACATCTTCTATGGATTTAAGCAGAAACACCAATCCTTTCGAGAGTGAATCGTTATTACCCGCAAAAGCAGTGGCGAATGAGGTGAGAGCTGGTAGACCAACGGTAAGATTCCCATCGGATCAGTGGAAAGTTGACTTAAAAAGCCAAGCTGGGGGCAGGCATTCATTGGGAGATTCTGAAAGGTTTGAGGGATCtatatttgatatgatcgagTCACCAGAGCAAAAGAAGGATCAAACTGTTGCATTGATGGACAGAAGTTATGAAAAATCGGTGAGTTTCGATGATTCTGATCACATAAATGGAAGACAATTAGAAAACTCGGAGTATGGATGGGAATCACCAATGAGGCAGAGAAAGAAAAGGCAAATTCTTCGGAGATTTGGAGATTTGCTGAGAAGAAGAAGCCTCCAAAAGTAG